A stretch of Pristis pectinata isolate sPriPec2 chromosome 26, sPriPec2.1.pri, whole genome shotgun sequence DNA encodes these proteins:
- the LOC127583273 gene encoding cyclin-L1-like isoform X3, whose product MNDSLRTDVFVRYQPETIACACIYLAARALEIPLPNRPHWFLLFGTSEEEMREICVKILKLYTRKKANLEHLDSEVEKRKVALQEAKAKAKGLLPDGTPALEAPPSFSPSSKPDSPKDGKFEKPSPLSIQAMKNARKKLDEEEKWPRSTSPLNGVQKGKSSRSRSRSKDRSYSRSRSRSHSPRRRRTRSRSGSNSSRSHSHSRSRSDSPPQRHKRSSPYIGRQKAKEYDDMREYKYNAHKRRRSHSRSYSKSLSRSRSRSRERLDFPRKHKESRSHHRERRHEQSRSYERSTKHHNSHSSHNRHRR is encoded by the exons ATGAATGACAGTCTGCGAACAGATGTATTTGTGCGGTACCAACCGGAAACTATTGCCTGCGCGTGTATCTACTTGGCTGCTAGGGCACTTGAG ATCCCACTTCCAAATCGCCCCCATTGGTTTTTATTGTTTGGGACAAGTGAAGAAGAAATGAGAGaaatctgtgtgaaaatattaaaGCTGTACACCAGGAAAAAG GCAAATTTGGAGCACCTTGACAGTGAAGTTGAAAAGCGGAAGGTGGCTCTTCAAGAAGCAAAAGCAAAAGCTAAGGGCCTTTTGCCAGATGGTACTCCTGCATTAGAGGCTCCACCTAGCTTCTCTCCATCTTCAAAACCAg ATTCTCCGAAGGATGGGAAGTTCGAGAAACCTTCACCACTGTCCATTCAGGCAATGAAAAATGCTAGAAAGAAACTGGATGAGGAAGAAAAGTGGCCCCGATCTACTAGTCCATTAAATGG TGTTCAAAAGGGGAAGAGCAGCCGAAGTCGAAGCAGAAGCAAAGACCGCAGTTACTCGAGATCTCGCTCTAGGTCACATTCCCCAAGGAGGCG AAGAACGAGAAGTCGCTCTGGATCTAACAGCTCTCGATCCCACAGCCATTCCAGAAGCCGCAGTGATTCCCCTCCACAACGACACAAACGAAGCTCGCCTTACATTGGCAGGCAGAAGGCTAAGGAATATGACGATATGCGAGAATACAAGTATAATGCTCACAAACGCAGGCGATCACACAGCAGGAGCTACAGTAAAAGTTTGTCAAGATCCAGAAGCAGGTCCAGAGAGCGCTTGGATTTTCCTCGGAAGCACAAAGAAAGTAGAAGCCATCATAGAGAACGAAGGCATGAGCAATCCCGATCCTATGAAAGATCCACAAAGCATCACAACAGTCATTCTAGTCATAATAGACACAGGCGGTGA